The genomic DNA CAACTGATCGCGATTTGCTACTTCTAATGTAGTTGCCATAGTTTCACTCTTTCCATACCGTAGTTTCTTCTTCCGAGATTTAGTATAGTGAAAAATTTTAGTTTAATCAATATTTTTCTCTTGAATCATCTGTTTACTTAACGGTTGGACTTGTTTGATGATGTCTTCGACGTTCCGGAGTTCCGGATAGAACCGGCGGAAGAAGTAGTCGATCCGGTGCGGATCATTCCCGGCAATCGTCACGGCCATACAGATGTAGGCGATCCCGATTCCTTGGCGTGGCAGGAACGGGTTTGGCATGACTTGTGCACACTTCAGGGCGAGCGGACTATGGATGGCGACGGCTTCAATCAATTCTCCATAATTCCGGATATCCACGTAATGGAACATCCGGATCAGTTCATTGATCAATTGCTGATCGGAATCGAGCATCATCTGGGACGTGACAAGTTGTTTGTCGAGATCGTTGATGACGGCAGAGTGATCAATGAAATAGTTTAAGTTGTCCGATGTAATCCGAACTTTATGAGGATCCGATAAAATTTGTTGGACCGTCTCGTCTTCGAATTGTTTCAGTTGTTTTTTGATGTTCACGAATTCCTGATCGGCGATTTCGAGCAGTCCGGCGACGCGGCTGAAACTGCGGCGGACTTCCGCCGGCACGCTGTTTGGATTTTTATACCCTAAATCGTGTTCGATTTCGGCCCAGGCATGTTGTAGGATCGAACGAATCTGGATTTCCGCGGTATGGTCCTTGAATCGGCCGTATTCGCTGAGGGCGAGCCGCTGTTCATTCAACGCGGCAACGAAGTGGACCGACAGATAGCCGAACTCGGTCGTATCGAGTAACGTCGATTTATCGACGGATTGATCCCGATCGATTGAAAATTCATTTTCGATGATCCGGGCAGCTTCCCGGACATCATCGTGAAAATAGGTCACAATCCGGATTCCGGTTAAATCGTGGACATCCCGGAGCGATTGGTATTTGTTCGGTTGGCGTAATACTTTTTGGTACAGGCTGTCTGACTCTTTCGTCCGGGCGACAATCGAATGGTATTTGATGCCGGCTGCATCGAGCAATTCCGATAATAA from Exiguobacterium sibiricum 7-3 includes the following:
- a CDS encoding GTP pyrophosphokinase, which encodes MQSQDLNTMMLEYVNDKEDYDAFADKLKVLLSELLDAAGIKYHSIVARTKESDSLYQKVLRQPNKYQSLRDVHDLTGIRIVTYFHDDVREAARIIENEFSIDRDQSVDKSTLLDTTEFGYLSVHFVAALNEQRLALSEYGRFKDHTAEIQIRSILQHAWAEIEHDLGYKNPNSVPAEVRRSFSRVAGLLEIADQEFVNIKKQLKQFEDETVQQILSDPHKVRITSDNLNYFIDHSAVINDLDKQLVTSQMMLDSDQQLINELIRMFHYVDIRNYGELIEAVAIHSPLALKCAQVMPNPFLPRQGIGIAYICMAVTIAGNDPHRIDYFFRRFYPELRNVEDIIKQVQPLSKQMIQEKNID